The genomic segment CAGATGGTGCTCACGCTAACCTTCCTCGCCGGATTTTTTCAGCTGTCCCTCGGGCTCGCCCGCCTCGGCACGCTCGTCAACTTCGTTTCGCACTCCGTGGTAGTCGGGTTCACCGCCGGCGCCGCGCTGCTCATCGCGACGAGCCAGCTCGGCAATTTCCTCGGCGTTCCCGGCTCGAAGCACCACGCCTTCGTCCACGTCGTGGGGGACCTGTTCCGCAAACTGCCGGATTCGAACCCGTACGTGCTCGTGATCGCACTCGTCACCCTGGCCGCGGCCCTCTTCTTCAAACGGACGTTGCCGCGGTGGCCGGGGATGCTGTTCGCCATGGTCATCGGGAGCCTCGTGGCCGCGGCTCTGCACGGCGCGGAGCACGGCGTCCGGCTGATCGGCTCCCTGCCGGACCGCCTGCCGCCGCTGTCAACGCCCGACCTGTCAACGGCATCCATCCGGTCGCTCGCCCCGGCGGCGCTCGCCGTCGCCATGCTCGGCCTCGCCGAGGCGGTCTCCATCGCGCGCGCCGTGGCAGCCCGTTCGCACCAGCGCATCGACAGCAACCAGGAGTTCATCGGTCAGGGCCTCTCGAACATCGTGGGCAGCTTCTTCTCGAGCTACGCCGCGTCGGGGTCCTTCACCCGGACCGGTCTCAACTACGAGGTCGGGGCCCAGACGCCCATGGCGGCGGTCTATGCGGCCGTCACCCTTGCCATCGTACTGCTGCTGGTCGCGCCGCTCACCGCCCATCTCCCGATCGCTTCCATGGCGGGCGTGCTCCTGCTCGTTGCCTACGGCCTCGTTGATTTTCATCATATCAGAACCATCATACGGACCAGCAGGCAGGAAGCGGGCGTGCTCGCCGTCACCTTTGTCGCCACGCTCCTGGTCGAGCTCGAGTTCGCCATCTACGTCGGCGTCATCCTTTCGCTGCTGCTCTACCTGAACCGCACCTCCCACCCGCGGGTCATCACGCTGGTGCCGGACGCGGACAGCGGCAGGCGCGGCTTCGTGAATGTCCTGAAAAAGCCTTCCCCCGAGTGCCCCCAGCTCAAGATCGTCCGGATCGACGGGTCGCTCTTTTTCGGCGCCGTGAACCACATCGCCGAGGAGCTGCACCGCATCACCAAGGAGAATCCCGAACAGGCCCATATCCTGATCGTGGGCGGCGGCATCAACTTCATCGATGTCGCCGGGTGCGAGATGCTGGCAAACGAGGCGCACCGCCTGCACCTGACCGGCCGCAAGCTCTATCTCTGCTCGCTCAAGGGCGAGGTGATCGACGTCCTGCGGCGCGGCGGCTACGCGAAGCGGATCGGGGAGGAGAACCTCTTTCGGTCCAAAAGCGAGGCGGAAAAGAGCCTCCTCTTCACGAGGCTCGATCCCGAGCGGTGCCGCGTCTGCACGGTCCGCATCTTCAACGATTGCACGCAGCTGCCCGGGGGGATCGGGTGAACCCGGGGAGTCCTCTCACCGAGACGTCCAGGATCCTGATCACCTGCTCTCGGGGCATCCCCCCGTTCCTGCGCGAAGAGGTCCGTTCCCTCGGCCTTCCCGTCCTTTCCGAGATCCCTTCCGGCATCGAGACCCAGGGTACGCTCGACGACACGCTCCGGTTGAATTTGTACATCAGAACCGGGCACCGGGTGCTGTTCCCGGTGAAACAGTTCACGGGAGGCAATGCCGATGAGCTGTATCGCGGGATCACGCGCATCGGCTGGGAGGACCTCATCCCCGCGGACGGGTATCTCTGCGTCACGTCAAGCGTCGAGAACGAGACGATCAGGGACGCGCGCTTTGCGAGCCTCAGGTGCAAGGACGCGATCGTGGACCGGATCAAGGAGAAGACCGGCAGGCGGCCCGATTCGGGGCCCGAACGGGACCGCTCGGTGGTGCACCTGTACTGGAAGGAAGATCAGTGCACCCTGTACCTGGACACCTCCGGGGAGCCGCTCTCGCGCCGCGGCTACCGCAGGATACCGCTTGCCGCTCCGCTCCAGGAGACGCTTGCCGCGGCCATCGTGCTTGCTACGGGCTGGCGCGGGGAGGATCACTTCATCAATCCCCTGTGCGGCAGCGGCACGCTCGCGATCGAGGCCGCGCTGATCGGCCTGAACCGGGCTCCCGGCCTGCTCCGGGGCAACTTCGGGTTCATGCACCTGAGAGGGTTCAACGAGGCTCGCTGGAACGACCTGCGGGAGCAGGCAAAAAGGGAATCGCGAAAATCGCTTGGCAAGAGGATCGTCGCGACGGACATCGATCCGGGCGCGGTCGAGGCGGCGAAAAAGAACGCCATGACCGCAGGCGTGGAGCACCTGATCGAGTTCAGCGCCAGCGATTTTGCGGAAACGCCCCTGCCGGGCAGCGGAACCATCATCATGAACCCCCCCTACGGCGAGCGCATGGGCGATGCTGCAAAGCTCGATGTGCTGTACAAAAGGATCGGCGATTACCTGAAGCAGAGGTGCCGGGGATACCGGGCCTATGTGTTCACGGGCAACCCCTCGCTCGCGAAAAAGGTGAGCCTCAAGCCAAAACGCAGCATCCCCTTCTTCAACAGCGGAATCGAATGCCGGCTGCTGGAGTATGAGCTGTACGAGGGCACGAGGAAGGTGAAGAAGGAGAAGAAGGAGAAGGCATAGCGAAAAGAAGCGCTGCCACGTTACCGGAAAGTAGAATGCAACCATCTCAACGGCAAATCCATATTCGCAATCTTCAGATCCATCCGCCCCTGCTTCTGGCTCCGATGGCCGGCCTTACGCACAGCGCGCTCCGGCAGACCATCATCGGCTTTGGCGGGGTCGGTCTTCTCTCAACGGAAATGCTCGGGGCAAAAAGACTGCCCACGGAGAGTGCCCGCGTCTCCCCGTACCTGATCAGGACCGCTTCGGAAAAGCCGCTTTCCCATCAGCTCCTCGTCGCCTCGGTCGAAGAGGTGGCCCCGGCCCTGGAGGTGCTTCATGCATTGAAGGCGGATGCTGTTGATCTGAACATGGGATGCCCGGCCCCCGCCGTCGGCAGGATCGGCGCGGGCTTCGGTCTGATGGAACAGCCGGAGGATGCCCGCCGCATCGTTGAAGAGGCGAGGAAACGCACCTCGCTCCCCCTCACCGCAAAGATCCGGATCGGCATCGCTTTGGACGACCGGAAATTAAAGGCCTTCTGCACCATGCTCCAAGACGCGGGCATTGATATGCTCTCGGTCCACGCACGGCTGAAGGACGAGTCCTTTGCCAGAAGGCCGCGCTGGGAGTGTA from the Nitrospirota bacterium genome contains:
- a CDS encoding SulP family inorganic anion transporter, with amino-acid sequence MGNGKKRGHWPTERREKVFPFLRWRRLITRKSSRADLLAGITGAIIVLPQGVAFAMIAGLPPEYGLYSAIVPAMIAALFGSSYHLISGPTTAISIVLFTTISPLAEPASAAYIQMVLTLTFLAGFFQLSLGLARLGTLVNFVSHSVVVGFTAGAALLIATSQLGNFLGVPGSKHHAFVHVVGDLFRKLPDSNPYVLVIALVTLAAALFFKRTLPRWPGMLFAMVIGSLVAAALHGAEHGVRLIGSLPDRLPPLSTPDLSTASIRSLAPAALAVAMLGLAEAVSIARAVAARSHQRIDSNQEFIGQGLSNIVGSFFSSYAASGSFTRTGLNYEVGAQTPMAAVYAAVTLAIVLLLVAPLTAHLPIASMAGVLLLVAYGLVDFHHIRTIIRTSRQEAGVLAVTFVATLLVELEFAIYVGVILSLLLYLNRTSHPRVITLVPDADSGRRGFVNVLKKPSPECPQLKIVRIDGSLFFGAVNHIAEELHRITKENPEQAHILIVGGGINFIDVAGCEMLANEAHRLHLTGRKLYLCSLKGEVIDVLRRGGYAKRIGEENLFRSKSEAEKSLLFTRLDPERCRVCTVRIFNDCTQLPGGIG
- a CDS encoding class I SAM-dependent RNA methyltransferase — its product is MNPGSPLTETSRILITCSRGIPPFLREEVRSLGLPVLSEIPSGIETQGTLDDTLRLNLYIRTGHRVLFPVKQFTGGNADELYRGITRIGWEDLIPADGYLCVTSSVENETIRDARFASLRCKDAIVDRIKEKTGRRPDSGPERDRSVVHLYWKEDQCTLYLDTSGEPLSRRGYRRIPLAAPLQETLAAAIVLATGWRGEDHFINPLCGSGTLAIEAALIGLNRAPGLLRGNFGFMHLRGFNEARWNDLREQAKRESRKSLGKRIVATDIDPGAVEAAKKNAMTAGVEHLIEFSASDFAETPLPGSGTIIMNPPYGERMGDAAKLDVLYKRIGDYLKQRCRGYRAYVFTGNPSLAKKVSLKPKRSIPFFNSGIECRLLEYELYEGTRKVKKEKKEKA
- a CDS encoding tRNA-dihydrouridine synthase family protein: MQPSQRQIHIRNLQIHPPLLLAPMAGLTHSALRQTIIGFGGVGLLSTEMLGAKRLPTESARVSPYLIRTASEKPLSHQLLVASVEEVAPALEVLHALKADAVDLNMGCPAPAVGRIGAGFGLMEQPEDARRIVEEARKRTSLPLTAKIRIGIALDDRKLKAFCTMLQDAGIDMLSVHARLKDESFARRPRWECIARIREWLSIPVVANGGIFSVKDAEHCLRVSGADGLMLGRGAATRPWLFAEIARDLFGCTITEPAVSLPAVYGNFIDLLNGLFRPEYRLGRLKEFTHYFAQNYKFGHHLATRVQTSNSVDEARERAGLFFDHSA